The genomic interval CCGAAGTGGAAGCGGAAACCGAGGCCAGTGAAAGTGCTCAGACATCTCCAGAGATTAGCGTAGAGCAAGACGAAGTTGCGATCGATAAAAACGAGAATGACAACAATATCCAGGGAGCCGAACCCAATGAAGAGGAGGAACTAATCCCGGAACCACAACCTATGCCTGAAGAGGAGGAATTGCCAGTGCAAGAGGAAGCCTCACCTGTTCCGGAGGAACAGGATTTGGCCAAGCCAGAAATGGACTATACCAGCGTGGAGCATCTACAGGAACTTTCCCAGCCAGAAGAAACCACTGCTGCTATTGAAGCGGAAGAATCTGACTCTCGCGAGTCCACTTTGGCTCCAGAGGCTGCAGATGCACCTATAGCCATTGTGAGCGAGGAACGCGATCCCGAACATGATCCTCAGAACTTCCATGAGAGCGAGAGCATTGCTGATATCCTCAGCGACTTGATGTTGGAGGGTGACAGCACTGTGCCCCCTGTTCCATTTGGTCAGCAGCCCGCCCAAACGGTTCCCATGGTGGAGGCCAACTCGGAGAACGAGGAGGAACAAGCACATGAAGCCATTTCGGATCTCCAGGCTGAAGCCGATGAGACCCAGGATCATGCCGAGCAAGTGCAACCGGTTAACGAGCCAGGAACTGCTATTCCCGAACTGTTTGCAGAGGCAGCTAAGGATGAAGAAGATGTCCCAGCTCTCCCAGAATCTGATGAAGCGAAAACCGAACAACCAAGCGCCATAGAGGAGGAGCAGCCCATCCCCAGTGAAGGGGAGCAAACGCCCGTGGAAGAGGCGCACCAGGATGATGAAGAGGAGCACCAGCAGGATCAAGAGGAACATCAGCTGGATGAGGAGGAGCCCCTTAAGGAAGTAGAAACGGAATCCCTGCCAGAAGAAGCCACCACAGAAAAGTTCCAGGAGCCCGAGCCCGAAGAAGGTAACACTCCGTTGCCCGAGGAACTGCCCTTCGATCTTACAGATCACTCCGATGTGAGCCGCTTCAATGAGCTGCAATCCGAAAGTCTAATTCTGGAATCCACCACCAACATCGATGGTCTGCAGGAGCTGGACAACAACCATATTGAGGAAGAGGAGCCAGCAGCTCATGCCATTCCACATGAGGAGGCCACACCCAATCCCGCTGACATTGTGGAGATCACCACCCAGACCATGTTGGGCCTGGCCAGTCGTGTGACCCTTATGGAGCCCGCTGCTCCTGTCGTGACCACGCTAATGCCCCTGATGACCGCCGATGAACCCACGCCGGAACCCGTTTCTCCAGCAGCCATTCCTTCCGCCTCTCTGGCTGCCATCAAACCTGGTTCAGAGTTGCGCAAGCGCGTGGATTTGGGCCTCGAAGCAGTTTCCCTGGGATTGGCCTGCAGCAGCGATCGTCAGTGCCAGTTGGCTGATCCCCACACCGTGTGCAATAGACGAGGAGTCTGCGATTGCGCTGCCGGAGAAGAGGGATCGCAGTGCAGCGCCGAGAGAACCGGATGCAGTCCGGGAACCTTCCAGGTGAGTCACAAGCAAAGACTATATAAATCGTTTTAAGATAAATATCCACATGCATTTTACTTTCATTCCAGTGCCGCTCGAGTGGCGTGTGCATCTCATGGTTCTTTGTGTGCGACGGTCGCGCCGACTGCAATGACGCCTCCGACGAGGAGTGCACCCACAACGCCCGCCTCAACCAGACCTGCCCCACGGAATCCTTCCGCTGCCAGCGAAGTGGCCGCTGCATCTCGCGCGCTGCGCTGTGCGACGGACGACGGCAGTGTCCACATGGCGAGGACGAGCTGGGCTGCGACGGCAGCGTGAAGGGCGGCAACGCCTGTCCGGAGCACACCTTCCGCTGCGGCAGCGGCGAGTGCCTGCCGGAGTACGAATACTGCAACGCGATCGTGTCCTGCAAGGACGGCAGCGATGAGCCGCCGCATCTGTGTGGATCCCGCGCCCTCCCCAACCTCTTCATGCGCCTCATCGAGGCGGGCGGCCTGCTCGGCGGTGGTCGGCGGGAGGCGGACGCCTACTGCCCGCACCGCTGCAGCAACGGACTGTGCCGCTCCACGGCCATCGTCTGCTCCGGACGGGATGGCTGCGGCGATGGCACCGACGAACAAACCTGCGCCGTGTGCCGTAAGTAGCCAAAGGCAGCTTTGGAactttcaaaaataattattttatctataattaattaatttttaatttttatcatATTTTAGGCTGTCCCGCCCCGACTGCTGCTAGCCTGCCCGCATTCTTGGCCCGGCAACGCCCCATGCCGCTGTGGTAGGCGACTGCGCCACCTGCACCACCTGCACCACCCACAACATATGCACTCCAACCACTTGCTGTCATCATATTTAATCAACTGGTTGATTGACCCGCTTCTGTCTTCCGAAACTTTTAACTCTATCGCTTTACCCAACCCAATATTCGAAAAGATTTTTGCCTAGCATTTAAGTGGatatttacaaattatttatttatttattatgaccTTAGCTGCGCCCTTGCCACGCCCAATTGCCACCTTGCTATCAAAGGGGGTTTCCCAGATCCCCTTTGAGCCAGTGATGTTTGTCAATTGAGCCACAGGGCACAACCCCAATCCACATATGACACCACACGCCACAAAGgacacaccaccaccaccaccaccccaccCACACTTCGCCCCCATTTCGACTATTTATTCTACTCATCTAAAccatcaaaactatttatttatacccCCCAAAAGAAACACACACCTCACCCACAAACAGACACTGAAATGGATTCTTCATTTAGCTTAGTTTTATGcaattttctaatttatttaaattattggcCAGGCAAACCAgtaaccgaaaaaaaaaacaaaacaaaaacgaaaaccaTGAAATGATGCATTTTTATCgattaatattttgtaaataagAGTAAACGTGTTCGATGTACATGATAAACGACAATGCctataaagaaatgaaacaTCGGGTATCCAACATAAACAATCCGATTATATCCCCTATATAGTTTATTATATGTACGTGCGTGTGAGAGAACACTCACACACTTTTCTCACAGTCAAGACGCATCacagtaaaactaaaaaaaaattaaacaataataaaaaaatatatttttagaaaactattgaaaaataaaacgacTTGTTTTCATTTGGAGGTAGTTTTTGGGATGATCGATATGTTAAAATGGCAAcgaaatcaaatttatttgttttcgcATTAAAGTTAATAACTTTTAGTAACTCTAAAATCAATCTATTTAAAACGAAAGAAGCCTATTTCTATGCTACACTTCTAATGATTATTCCCTAATCAATTGACATATAGTTATGACGATGACTTCAGTAAATCCAAATGTCGATCACAAGTACATGGCAAACAGGAACCGCGATAATTGAGCATTGATTTAGGACAGCTCTCAATTGGGAATATTATCAGTTGCAAATTTTCGCGATGGCTGCAGCTATAAAAGCCGCGACGAAACTCCAGTCGACCAAGTTGTTTCTGCAACATGAAGGTGTTCCTAACTATTCTGGCTTTGGCCGTGGCCTCCGCCTCGGCGTACGAGAGCGTCGTGCACCCCAAGGATCTGCCCAAGGTGGCCAAGATCGAGGGTCGCATCACCAACGGCTACCCGGCGGAGGAGGGCAAGGCTCCCTACACCGTCGGTCTGGGTTTCAGCGGCGGCTGGTGGTGCGGTGGCTCCATCATCTCCAACGAGTGGGTCCTTACCGCCGAGCACTGCATCGGAGGTGATGCCGTGACTGTCTACTTCGGAGCCACTTGGCGCACCAACGCCCAGTTCACCCACTGGGTTGGAAGCGGCAACTTCATCACCCACGGATCCGCTGACATTGCCCTCATCCGCATCCCCCACGTGGACTTCTGGCACATGGTGAACAAGGTGGAGCTGCCCAGCTACAACGATCGCTACAACGACTACAACGAATGGTGGGCTGTTGCCTGCGGCTGGGGTGGCACCTACGACGGCAGCCCCCTGCCCGATTGGATGCAGTGCGCCGATCTCCAGATCATCCACAACTCCGAGTGCGCCAGCTACTACGGAACCGGCACCGTCGGCGACAACATCATCTGCGTGCGCGTTGTCGATGGCAGGGGCACCTGCGGAGGCGACTCCGGCGGTCCTCTGGTCACCCATGACGGCGGCAAGCTTGTGGGAGTCACCAACTGGGTGTCGGGAGCCGGTTGCCAGGCTGGCCACCCCGCTGGCTTCCAGCGTGTGACCTACCACTTGGACTGGATCCGTGACCACACCGGCATTGCTTACTACTAAGCAACGATTTTCGattgaataaaaatatttgaagtGCAAATTTGAATTGTTGTATTGTTAACTATGGGTTGAATTTGGtcatttatataatttatctTATTATTGAAATAATCTTAAGTATTTCAGCAAgtttaaatccaaaaaatcGCAACTAAGATTTCagatcaaatatatataatttagaATAGATATAAGATCTTTCTTTTCCTACAAAAAACTACatctatttaatttaaatgacaCAACCGTAAGGATACATATAATATGTTTAAAAACTATATAGAATCACTTAATAGTCCATGATGAAATATAAATCGATCTATAACTATAATAGATCTATAGTATTATTCATGTCCAAGCGGCCAAGTACAAGTACCAAGTACAGAGTGGCACAAATAATTACTTTTCTTAATCATGtttaatatcaatttaatGTACCAAAACtgatttgttttaatttacgATTCCCTGGCCATCTTATCTAAACATTCAAAAACAGGCAAAATTTGATtagatttaaatatttacaatgtCTTTCGGATGTGAATATAGTATCAAAACAAGTTCAAAGTGTTTTTCCCATTCAGAAGTTCATAGATTATTCATTGCTATATATGACACCGGTAAATATTCGCGACACTTTCAGTAGCTTAAGTGATGACACCGGTAAATATTCGCGACACTTTCAGTAGCTTAAGTATtgcaattagaaaatattagaTACTggtatttgtattttgttttatttatatagaTTATATGAGTCATACGGATTCAAGTTTAAGTGCTTTAAATATAGCATTAGGAAACGGAATTAGATAATTTGTAGTGCTGTGCACCGCGATTAttcttttcatatattttatattatattaaatttgtatttatattttatttatcattttATTGAAACAACATCTTTCAATgcttttgtatttattaaataaattaaagtgtAAGTGTGGCCTATAACGCACTTACTATTTTATTTCCCGACATCGTATTATTAGACATAAACATTTTGGCACGTTGAATTGGCGTTGGTGTATTGATATGCATTGTTTTTCGAACCATTATCGATACACCATCGATATCGATATCGATATCGGAAAATACCCGCGAAGAATTAGTAAACAAActttcgattttgtttttgtcgtGTGTGATTTagatttattgttattattattgttttaattgttcaaTAAACTTATTCGGCAACTTGTTTGATGGATTTGCTGGAATGCCTAAGTGGAATctgtataaatttaaatgtaagTTTAAATGGAAAGTTTGCTGGGATAATTAGCCTTACTATCAAGCCGCACTTTCTGCACTGACGTCTGCTCCTCCCAAACATATTATGGTTGTTCTCAGATATAACGGTTGCACCGTTCTCATCGTGGGTCCGGAGTCCAAATCCGAGGAGTCCTTGCTCGTCGTTGTCCGGTGCCGGGGGTACGGACTGGCGGGGACTGGCGGTACGCAACAAAATGTTGGACGTCACCAGTGCATGAGGACCAGGGTACGGCGGCGGAGGCGGCAGTGGAGCTCCAATTAGCGACGGGTTGGTGTATGTGGCGCTGTTGATCGGAGTCGTCGGTGTAGGTGTTGTGGCCACGGATTTCAAACCGCAGTCCGCTTACTCTTTGATCATCAGACCAATATATTTGCGCGACTTACGGTCTGACTCGTCAAATTGGTCAAGAGgtgtaatttatttacaattgaaattgaattatcCATTGAACTCATTGTTTTAAAATCCACGTGTTCGGAAGAGCAACAAAAAGTGCTCCGTTTTTTCTCCTTTTCGTGAAATAAGTAATAAGGGAAAAAAAGAGCTTTTCCCTTTTTCTGCTTTGTTTCGTGGAATACGAAGCATGTGCAACTTTCCACGAAGCAAAAAGCTCACGAATTTCGAATTCTCCGCATTCCGCTCGTCAGCGGCTCTCAAACTACGCAAACTCAGTGAGTGTCAAACTGTGCATCGGGCATTTCGCCAATAAACAGTGCATACTTTCAGGCAGCACTCGCGAATGTGCAACGCATGCCGTTTAACAATTGCACATGCActtggaaaaacaaaatatatcgAGAATTCGTATCTCCTAGCTCTTCtaactctacgagtaacgggtataattaaatgttttaattttaagtgTGTAGTTCGTACAggaaggttttttttttttctaacgaaattaatttttttaatggcGTACTATTATCCTTCTTGGACAACTTAATCTAATCGGTATAATTTTAACTATTCTCATTATCTAAGTTGTTATTTACAAAGATCGCATGATTAAGAGTATTAAAGAAATGGAATGTTTAGAATTCGTATCTCCTAGCTCTTCtaactctacgagtaacgggtataattaaatgttttaattttaaaggtgCACGATAAAGGCGTCCAATGACAAACATTGAAACAGCATTATCTACCTATCAATGTTTGATTCCATTTCTGAAGAATTCAACGATTCGTAGAACAAAGGAGAACTAATTCTACAGATTAAAACTCTTATCTAAAAGGCGCGTTTTTAAACATTGCTCAACTGCGAAGAAAGCCACTTGTCACtagagaaattaaataaatgtggTAAAAGGTTTGCTAAATTCGGTAACAAGCTATGCATGCCAAAAAATGTTGAAGTTTCTTCCATATTAGCTCAATActgggtatctgatagttgaGTAATTGGACTTCTGCTATTACTCAAGTTCCTTTCATTACTCTGCTCTATTTTCGAAAGGTATACGATTTTATTTATCCTCAAAAAACCAGCTTATTGATTTTGATCAGTGTATGgcctgctggtgctgctgttgcgcgTTGTTGTAGTTGCCAGTGGCGGCTGCCTCATGTTGTTCTTGCTGCTGCCACCCAGGGAGGGTGTAAAAAATCTCACGTCGGCAACGGTTCGTCATTCGTCGTGGGTCTCCGCTCGCTGGCAGTCGCACATCCGCTCAGTTGTATCGCGTTATCCGTTCCGCCAGCAAGGACCTCAGTCGCAATCGCGCACAGTGCCGAGTTCGTTCGTTTGCAATCAGActgcaaatatttgtatatttgcTGCAATCAATGGGGATGTACATATGGCGGCGACTGATAAATGTGAGTGTGTGAACATGAGAGTGGCCCAAATCTGGGATGAATCCTTGCCCAGGCTATTCGGAAAAGTTTGCCATTTGCGCGCGAGTGTGTGTATCCGTGTGCGTCCCTttttgtatctgtgtatctgtaagctttgtatccgtatctgtagGCGGTGTGCTCGACGAAAAACGATTGCAATCTTACGCTGACGCTGCAGCAGAAGCAGTTCGCTTCAATGGAACTTGACATAGTATGCCACCCAGTCCACGCCCACTTCCATACCCCTTTTTGGGTTGTATATGCACATGTGTGTTGCATTGTATGGCATGTGTTATTTTTACCACCGCAAAGTGTCCTCGACACACTCACACATTCGCCTCGTGTCCTGCAGCGTATCTGGATCCCACAGCACGCCGTTCGCCCTTCACCCCGTTCGCCCATGCAGCCATAGCttcgttattattatttctataTAGTATTGCCCCTTTGAATGGCTGCCCCAAGTGCATTTGCCATTAAAATGCAATGCATTATCTAGATGCATGGCAACTCGTGAAAAGCCACGCCAAACTAATGTCGTTTTTAAATGGCAGACTTGTCGCTGCCTCgctaatttttaaaaatgattGTTCAAGCCGAACT from Drosophila mauritiana strain mau12 chromosome 3L, ASM438214v1, whole genome shotgun sequence carries:
- the LOC117139147 gene encoding serine protease 1-like, with translation MKVFLTILALAVASASAYESVVHPKDLPKVAKIEGRITNGYPAEEGKAPYTVGLGFSGGWWCGGSIISNEWVLTAEHCIGGDAVTVYFGATWRTNAQFTHWVGSGNFITHGSADIALIRIPHVDFWHMVNKVELPSYNDRYNDYNEWWAVACGWGGTYDGSPLPDWMQCADLQIIHNSECASYYGTGTVGDNIICVRVVDGRGTCGGDSGGPLVTHDGGKLVGVTNWVSGAGCQAGHPAGFQRVTYHLDWIRDHTGIAYY